A genomic stretch from Apis cerana isolate GH-2021 linkage group LG9, AcerK_1.0, whole genome shotgun sequence includes:
- the LOC108004229 gene encoding uncharacterized protein LOC108004229, protein MRSTGVKFVLLLALVLSTARNATASSDSNSTRIATGEEDDESLSNITLEKFKEEFKERYRRLIPYMTFYVAHNFVNGQPPISQGTSAKDAQQVIPLVRKNQQANPQFARTYTGPRRENNYRANARSQEKFVPSVQYDPRNVGADNDYFTPVRYSSEKINYEYDSTPYQDQKVAVYPGIPTVTNGQNSRKENRYYGNGRPLRPYTTNGNREHLPRKQPTKPVHGGNLRDDYVLDYNVRPGSNAPINYPIKDFQDHRQVPVYPNTLELIPGLRQPSLLPQLPRNPNVNLEQILESFQLSERLPEMLNNDNIDNSLRTLVEILNILHSTKKEEFPQIQAPPLTPAVAARVPQKAANFKARPHTRPKVITESRFQATPNPIYLTDDPERYKGTSYEEEGRPKGSPQPGYNANSLTNNVVEYYIPVVQEIPTRYKETFLPTIRPTQPDEIPVDHSYAITEDIREDILQKEQFPFLTTESPTLYTYHAQPDDVSKQIVPQTGLKYGATRGKANVDYPAYSSIPRTNFSCKEQRYKGFFGDPETGCQVWHYCDLNGGKSSFLCPNGTIFSQVALTCDWWFNVKCETTTQLYVLNERLYKYILPIMPKFPEDFTGPEVDRYLEIKFKEMEAKLKEKKLKKQQEEKEKEKEKEKEKLKDKQQIQEKKNN, encoded by the exons TGTTATCCACGGCGAGGAACGCAACGGCATCCTCCGATTCAAACTCGACGAGGATCGCAACGGGCGAGGAAGATGACGAATCGTTGTCGAATATCACGCTGGAGAAGTTCAAGGAAGAGTTCAAAGAAAGGTACAGAAGACTGATACCCTACATGACATTCTACGTGGCCCACAACTTCGTGAACGGTCAACCGCCGATTTCACAAGGGACATCCGCGAAAGACGCGCAACAAGTTATCCCCCTGGTGAGAAAAAATCAACAGGCTAATCCGCAATTCGCCAGGACGTACACGGGGCCACGAAGGGAGAATAATTATCGCGCGAACGCTCGTAGCCAAGAGAAGTTCGTGCCATCGGTTCAATACGATCCGAGAAACGTGGGGGCCGACAACGACTACTTCACGCCAGTGAGATACAGCTCGGAGAAGATCAATTACGAATACGACTCGACGCCGTATCAGGATCAAAAAGTAGCGGTGTATCCTGGAATACCGACGGTGACCAACGGCCAGAATTCCCGCAAGGAGAACAGATACTATGGAAACGGGAGACCGTTGCGACCTTACACGACAAACGGCAATAGGGAACACCTTCCCAGGAAGCAACCGACCAAACCTGTCCACGGTGGCAATCTTCGGGATGACTACGTTCTGGATTATAACGTCAGGCCGGGTAGCAACGCCCCTATTAATTATCCAATCAAGGATTTCCAAGATCATCGGCAAGTTCCTGTCTATCCAAACACGTTGGAACTGATACCTGGGTTGAGGCAACCGTCGTTGCTTCCTCAATTACCACGAAATCCTAACGTGAATCTCGAGCAGATACTGGAGAGCTTCCAACTGAGCGAACGTTTGCCAGAAATGTTGAACAACGACAATATAGATAATAGCCTGAGGACGTTGGTCGAGATACTGAATATTCTGCACAGcacgaagaaagaagaattccCCCAGATTCAGGCGCCCCCTCTGACGCCAGCAGTAGCGGCAAGGGTGCCGCAGAAGGCGGCCAATTTTAAAGCACGGCCGCACACGAGGCCGAAAGTGATTACGGAGTCGAGATTTCAGGCTACTCCCAATCCGATATACCTGACCGACGACCCTGAACGATACAAGGGAACCTCGTacgaggaggaagggagaccGAAAGGATCGCCTCAACCGGGTTACAACGCGAACAGTTTGACGAACAACGTGGTCGAATATTATATCCCCGTGGTGCAAGAGATACCGACGAGGTACAAAGAGACATTCCTACCTACGATCAGACCCACGCAGCCTGACGAGATTCCTGTTGATCACTCTTACGCGATCACGGAAGATATAAGAGAGGATATATTGCAGAAAGAACAATTTCCCTTTCTTACCACAGAGAGCCCGACGCTTTACACTTATCACGCGCAACCCGACGACGTTTCGAAGCAAATTGTTCCGCAGACGGGATTGAAGTATGGGGCTACACGAGGAAAGGCTAATGTCGATTATCCAGCCTATTCCAGTATACCGCGTACGAATTTCAGTTGCAAGGAACAACGGTATAAAGGATTCTTTGGCGATCCAGAGACCGGATGCCAG GTGTGGCATTATTGTGATCTTAACGGTGGTAAATCGTCGTTTTTATGCCCGAATGGTACGATATTCAGTCAAGTGGCATTGACGTGTGACTGGTGGTTCAACGTTAAATGCGAAACTACGACTCAATTGTACGTGTTAAATGAACGACTTTACAAGTATATACTGCCGATAATGCCAAAATTTCCAGAGGATTTCACCGGTCCAGAGGTAGATCGGTATTTGGAAATCAAGTTTAAGGAAATGGAAgcgaaattgaaagaaaaaaagctgaAGAAGCAgcaggaagagaaagaaaaagagaaagagaaagaaaaagaaaagctcAAGGATAAGCAACAAatacaagagaaaaaaaataattga